The segment ACTGGTCGTCTGCATGTTCGCGATCTCCGGGGTCGCGACGGCGACGGCTGTGAGTACGCCAGCAGTCGACGCACAGGACGCGACGAACGACGCGACGCAAGCGATGGTGCAGTTCTCCGGCGGCACCACCGGCGGGACGACGGTCACGGTCGACCAGGTGACGCTCGACGAGGGCGGCTTCGTGACGATCCACGACAGCTCGCTCGGCGACGGCGACGTGCTCGGGAGCGTCCGCGGCACGAGCGAGTACCTCGAGCAGGGAACCCACGAGAACGTCACCGTGACGCTCGACGAACCCCTGAGCGGGGACGACACGCTGTTCGCGATGGCGCACCGGGACACGAACGGCGACCGCGCGTACGAGTTCGTCTCCTCGAACGGCGAGGTCGACGGCCCGTACACGACCGACGGCGACATCGTGATGGCGTCCGCGAACGTCACGGTGTCCGCGAGCGTCTCCGCGACCGACATCCCGACCAACGGCGGCGCCATCGTCGTCGACCGCGTCGAACTCTCCGAGGGCGGCTTCGTGACGATCCACGACGCCTCCGTCACCGAGGGTGCGGTGTTCGACAGCATCCGTGGCACGAGCGCGTACCTCGAGGCCGGCGTGCACGAGAACGTCCGCATCAACCTCCAGAGCGCGGTGACGCGGAACGCCACGCTCGTTCCGATGGCCCACATGGACACGAACGGGAACCAGGAGTACGACTTCGCGACGAGCGAAGGCAGTGCAGACGGGCCGTACGCGAACGCCGACGGCTCGGCGGTCGTCGATACGATGTCCGTCGTGCAGACGGACACCGCGGCCGCGACGTTCGCGAACCAGACCACCGGCGGCGAGCGCGTCGTCGTGGAGGACGTGTTCGTCCCCAAGGGTGGCTTCGTGACGGTCCACGACGCGAGCCTCCTGGACGGCGCGGTCTTCGATAGCGTCGCCGGCACGAGCGCGAAGCTCTCGCCGGGCTACCACGCAGAGGTCGAGGTCCTCCTGAACGAGTCCATCGAGAACGACTCGACGCTCGTCGCGATGCCGCACGAGGACTCCAACCGCAACGACCAGTACGACTTCGTGACGAGCGACGGCGCGGACGACGGGCCGTACACCGACGACGGTAGCGCGGTGGTCGACGCCGGGACGGTCTCGGTCAGCGCGACCGTCTCGATGGCCGACCAGTCCAGCGACGGCCGGACGGTCGTCGTCGAGGACGTCGACCTGAGCGAAGGCGGGTTCGTGACGATCCACGACAGTTCCCTCTTCGCGGGCGAGACGTTCGGGAGCGCGATCGGTACGAGCGAGTACCTCGAAGCCGGTCACCACGAGGCAGTGACGGTGACGCTCGACGAGTCCGTCCGGTCGACGGCGACGCTCGTCCCGATGGCGCACCGCGACACGAACGAGAACGAGCAGTACGACTTCCTCACGAGCGAGGGCAGCGACGACGGCCCATACGTCGCGAACGGCAGCGCGGTCGTCGACACGGCTCGCGTGAGCGTGCAGGCGGTCCTCGAGACGAGCGACCAGGAGACGAACGGGTCGACGGTGACGATCGACTCGGTGACGCTCCACGAAGGCGGGTTCGTGACGATCCACGACGCGTCCGTCACCGAGGGTGCGGTGTTCGAGAGCGTCCGCGGCACGAGCGAGTACCTCGGGCCGGGCACGCACGAGAACGTCACGGTCGAGCTCGACTCGGCGCTGAGCGAGAACGCGACGATCGTGCCGATGGTGCACCGCGACACGAACGAGAACGAGCAGTACGACTTCCTCACAAGCGAGGGCGCTGAAGACGGC is part of the Halorubellus sp. JP-L1 genome and harbors:
- a CDS encoding PGF-CTERM sorting domain-containing protein; this encodes MRSRIPVLLVVCMFAISGVATATAVSTPAVDAQDATNDATQAMVQFSGGTTGGTTVTVDQVTLDEGGFVTIHDSSLGDGDVLGSVRGTSEYLEQGTHENVTVTLDEPLSGDDTLFAMAHRDTNGDRAYEFVSSNGEVDGPYTTDGDIVMASANVTVSASVSATDIPTNGGAIVVDRVELSEGGFVTIHDASVTEGAVFDSIRGTSAYLEAGVHENVRINLQSAVTRNATLVPMAHMDTNGNQEYDFATSEGSADGPYANADGSAVVDTMSVVQTDTAAATFANQTTGGERVVVEDVFVPKGGFVTVHDASLLDGAVFDSVAGTSAKLSPGYHAEVEVLLNESIENDSTLVAMPHEDSNRNDQYDFVTSDGADDGPYTDDGSAVVDAGTVSVSATVSMADQSSDGRTVVVEDVDLSEGGFVTIHDSSLFAGETFGSAIGTSEYLEAGHHEAVTVTLDESVRSTATLVPMAHRDTNENEQYDFLTSEGSDDGPYVANGSAVVDTARVSVQAVLETSDQETNGSTVTIDSVTLHEGGFVTIHDASVTEGAVFESVRGTSEYLGPGTHENVTVELDSALSENATIVPMVHRDTNENEQYDFLTSEGAEDGPYVAAGGAVVTTSQVTVTPEATVSFGAQESDGQTVVVDSVTLNKGGFVTIHDASLQDGAVFESVRGTSTYLEAGTHEDVEVTLDSPVEEDTTLVAMPHQDTNANQAYDFVSSEGANDGPYVADGGAVVAAGQVTFSVEMETGMDEGTSTNDEATTSAETTDETAMDDGADGDAGGSPGFGVVVAVLALLGAAFLARRR